Below is a genomic region from Flavobacterium ginsengisoli.
TCAGAAAATGGAAATTCTGTTGAATGGTCTAATGGAATTGTGCGATTATTTAGAAAAAGCGCTATACAGCCAGGAAATCCTGTTCCAGTACAATCAAGGAAAGAGTTTAAAGTTTATAAAGCAGAAAACATTGGTACAACAGGAAATTTAGTTTTATACATTGATGATCCTGATTTTAAACTTGGTGATTATGCTTTGCAAACCATGGATGAAAATTACGATGAAATTTTAGGTGCTGTAGATGGTCCACGCGAAGAAAATGAAGCGCCAAGCTATACAGCTGGAACTGTTTCACAAAGTGTAAATTATTATCCAAGTTACAAAGTTTACCTATACGCAGATCCTGTTTCTGGAATCACAGAGCAAAATATTCAGCCACGAGAAAATGAAAGTACGCACTATTCTATTTTCGGAATTAGCACACATTCAAAAACAGAGATTGGCTATAAATCAAAGATTAGTATCCCTAGTCCTATGTATGCTGTCCGCGTTGAGAAACCCAAAAAACCGAAAGAAATTATTGGAGGCAGTTTGTATGCAACTCGTCCTGATTTTTACAATCGTTCTTCGTACACTTTTACAACCAAATATGAAAAAAATCGTAAACCCTATGGCTTATTACATTACAGGGCCAATGATGAAGATTTTCTTAACATTTTATACGAACCTGAAACAGTAAGTGTAATTCGCGAACAATTAAACAAATTGGGCGGAAATGATGAAATTGATTTTAACGAAAGATGGAGCGACTTTTTAGACTTTAATAATCTTGCCGAGACAGGACATTATAAAATTTTACCTGAGAATGATACTGCAGAAAACTATCAGTTTCCATTGCCTGACAACCAAGAATTCATAAAACTGATTAATGATTTTATTGAATGGCATAATGCAACACAAGGCGTTACAGAACCAACAATAACTAAAATTACATCACTAAATCAAGTTCTAATTTCGCAACAAGTTGAAAAACCAATGTTAGCAGTTTATTTTGTTGAACAAGCCATTCAAGCCGCTTTTGTTCCTTTAACTGAAGTACCTGTTGTATACGATTATATTAAAGGGAATAATTATGTTCCCGTTAATAAAAAACAAACTATTAAAGATAAAAACGGAAATGCTTTAAAACCAACTGATGCCGATTTTGACATTGCACCAATGATGAAAATCATTAACGAAAATGATAACCAAGTGCAATTCACCGATTTTAATTTGGATGGAAACTCACAAAACATTTATTTCTATGCAGTTCGAGAAATGGATATCAAAATGAATTTTGGAGAATTCAGCGACCTTATGGGACCTGTAAAACTGGTGGCTTCTACACCACCTAAAACACCTGAAATTAAAAGAATTATGCCAATTCTTGGAAATCAAGTTCTAAGAATTAAGCCTGCTGTTCAGATCGAATTAAATGCTTATTCGTCACAATCTAAAATCAAAAAAATAAATGTTTACCGTGCCGAAACCATGCTTGAAGCGCAGTCAACAAGAACAATGAAACTGGTTAAAGAAATTGAGATTGATGAAGATACTTTATCTGCCGATTTTGAAAATGTCTGGACCATTTATGATGATTTTGAAGATTTAGAATATACCCCTTTTGGTGATGCTCTTTTTTACAGAATTACTGTTTCAAAACAAATTGAATATGCAGATTCAGAATCGCCAACAGACAATCCTTTTATAAAAATTGATTATGCGCCATCTCAGCCCTCAAAAATTACGGCAACAACAATTGTAGATACTGTTTCGCCTGAGTCTCCAACATTAAAAGCCTCAGGAATTGCTACAGGAACTAATGGAGCAATTTTAAAACCTATCGTTTTCAACTGGAAAAAAACAGTTTATAATGGCAAATATCATTTATACAAAATGAATAATCAGGGTAACTGGGAAAAAATTCATGAGATTTCTACAAATCTAGAAGAAGTCATTCTGCCTTTACTGGAGACAAAACCAAAAACTGATGAATTGATTATTAAAGATGAAAACGGTAAAAGAGTGTATCATCATTTTAAAATAATTTCTGAAAATTCGTCTGGAATGTTGAGCAATGACGAAAAAAATCCTAACTCTTTAAAAACTGACAATACCAATGATACAATTTCATTGGTATTGACTTCAGGTCTTATACAAACATTTAAAAGCAAGAAATAAAACTAAATAAAATGGCAACAAGTAGAAATGACTTTCACAACAAATTCAATAACGGAGATGTTCCTACACACCTTGACTTTGTTGAAATTTTTGACAATTTCGTTCATAAAGACGATGACAAGGCTAATTTTCAAATGGTCGAAACAGGAACAGATAATGAGCATTATATCACACCAGCGCTTTTAAAAGCGACTTTTCAAAATGCAGGAATCATTGCTGGCAATTGTTATGTACCAATCAAAAATTTTCAAGATGGTTTTACTGGATTATCAATTCAGCTAGATCCAGCACCTATTGCAGACAGCGCTAAAGTATATAAAAATGGTCAATTATTAAAAGAGATTGAAGATTACAATGTAAACAATGACAGTGGTGTAATCACTTTTTCAGCTCCAATCAGCAATCGAAATATTGAAGTAAATTATTGGGCCAAAAATGCAGATACAGAATCAAGTGATCCTAACACTGACCCGATTCTTGGAAGTTTATCTGTACCGTTCAAAGAAAATTTTGACGAGGATACCTTCAATAATGATAAAATTACTCTAACAGAACTTCCTATCAAAGATAGTGTTCGAATCTACAAAAATGGTCAGTTGCTTAGAGAAGGAACGGGCAAAGATTATGTTGTAAACTATAATAGCGGGATTATTACATTTTCTGCCGTAGTAAGTAATCGTAATATAGAAGTTGATTACTGGTATAAAAGCACTGTCACTTTATCGGATTTAGAACTAAACTCTAAATATGTTGACTTAACAACACCACAGACCATTGGCGGGAATAAAAATTTTGCAGAAACAATTGAAGCCAAAGGTTTTATTAAATCGGGCGGAACTTCTAATCAGTTTTTAATGGCAGACGGTTCTGTTTCAACTTCTCCAGGTTCTGATTATGATGCTGGACATTTTATTAGTACGCTTTCTTCTGGAGGCTACCAAAAATTTAGTAACGGATTAATTCTTCAGTGGGCTTATTTAATCAACAATACAAATACTTATACTTTTCCCTTGACCTGGCCAAACAAAGCTTTAAGCGTTACGGTCTCTACTGTAAGAACATCTTCTGGAAGTAGAGGAACCAATCACGTTGCCAATATTACAAGTACAAATTACTATGCAGT
It encodes:
- a CDS encoding gp53-like domain-containing protein, whose product is MATSRNDFHNKFNNGDVPTHLDFVEIFDNFVHKDDDKANFQMVETGTDNEHYITPALLKATFQNAGIIAGNCYVPIKNFQDGFTGLSIQLDPAPIADSAKVYKNGQLLKEIEDYNVNNDSGVITFSAPISNRNIEVNYWAKNADTESSDPNTDPILGSLSVPFKENFDEDTFNNDKITLTELPIKDSVRIYKNGQLLREGTGKDYVVNYNSGIITFSAVVSNRNIEVDYWYKSTVTLSDLELNSKYVDLTTPQTIGGNKNFAETIEAKGFIKSGGTSNQFLMADGSVSTSPGSDYDAGHFISTLSSGGYQKFSNGLILQWAYLINNTNTYTFPLTWPNKALSVTVSTVRTSSGSRGTNHVANITSTNYYAVIDGTYGYMFAIGY